TTTGGCTCAAATAGTTTTTAGGGCTTAGAGTAATTTGGCGGGGCACTAGGGTGTCCCCTGTAGAGATTGAAATGAATAGGATGATCCTTTCTGTTGCGTATTACACAATTGCATTTGAGGGCAAGCCTACCTAGATAGTTACATGGTAATAAGATTTTCATCTTTCTGTACTACGGTAGACTCGCTAATCCGAACCCTGGTAGTCAAAACTGGTCTATCATCTGGACCATGGTATTAATGCTGATAGCAATCTGTAGAAACCAAAGTTTAATATCATAATTACGTAATGTGTACAAAATGTCAAAGAATGTGACGAGCATACCAAACAAATCACAAATCTGAACAGGGTCTGGTCTCAACTAGTTTGGATTAGCTGTCTACTTTTCCTATGATTCCCTGCTTGGGTGACAAGAACAGACTGTATATagctagagaactgcttatccaattgtgttGAAACTTTGTTCGGACATTCTTTAGTTATTACAGTGATCAAAATATGGATGGAGAGGTTCCTGTCGGTATGTTTGTAGGTAAGTATATAAGTGACATTTCAATCAGATTCTGGGAATATTGGTTTATAGAGGAACCTGCCTGCATTTCatgctttcattttgaaatgcacaTATTTTGGTTGTAAGATTTGGAGGTCAGCTgtttcatgttgctgtttgtgtttctatGTACTCTATGTTGTTTGAAGTTCTCTTATACTGTGCTATCTAATTGGAAGGGTTTCTGTGGTTAAGCAGCATGTCAACTGCAGTGTCTCTTTCTCACCACAGGATGGAGCATGCCACCAGCAAATTGAGAAGAGCCAACAACCAGAGAGGACTTTACATTCTCCGGTGCAGCCCGAAGGACTTTAACAAGTACTTCCTCTCCTTTGCAGTAGGGGTCAGTATACTACAAAAATATACTCAGAAATATTCTCATTTCCCGTTTTGTAGCAATCTGGATAGGACATCACCACAAATTCAGGAAAAGGCAGGCAACGTGTGCTTTCAGAAATACCCTACAGGCTGTTACACGCGATGCCATCCTTGATGGAAAGCTTAAACAAATTCAACAGAATTATAAATTAATTGTGTTCATTGTAACAGAATACACGTTGATATTAATATTCAGTACTGACATGCATTGTTTATGGGCTGGAATAAATGGAAGTTCATGTTGAATTATTTTCACACAAGTAATATTGTATacaggaattgaaaaaaaaggccATATCCTCTGTCATTCACGATATGGCGGGGTgtaatataatttacaaaaacTTTGTTGCAGTTCAGCTGGGCTTAGCTAGGGTGGCACTAAAACCCTGTTCAATCTAGAATAAACTAATACGGTAGTCATCACAGTGGTTGATGGTTCCTTTTTGTGTTTCTAAGCATGACAGTGAGAGTGAGTACAAGCACTGCTTGATCACAAAGACTGAGACTGGCGAGTACAATCTGAATGGTGCCAAGAAGACCTTTGGAAGCCTCAAGGAGCTGCTTAAGTGTTATCAGATGGAAACAGTCCGCTCTGATGGCTTTATCTTCCAGTTTCTCAAGTGCTGTCCACCCAAGGCCAAAGGTTTAAaactttttatgtttgttttaaaagtggaTTCAAAATTAATGCCATTAAGACAATTGCTTATTCTGAAAGAAGCCctgttaaatagtttttttttcccaacattTCTCTAgttaattcattacatttaaaacctgcTTAAATACTTCATGCAAAACATCctatgtattatataaaataatccaTAAACCATTCAGCAGTCACTAAGTGCAGGTAATGACTTAAAGAGCTACAGGTTTGAGCACTAGCTGGATGACATTTCTAACCCAGTAAGCACAGGGCATTAATTGTAACTCTTGAATTGAATCTGTAACGCTTGTCTTGCATGACATTCCCCTTTTCTGCCCCCCTACTATTTGTTCAGATATTAAAGAGCTATTTTCCCTTTGAGACAACATCCCTAACGTGACTTAATAGAGAGGGGGCAGTATTCTGAGCTTCTTTGCATTGATTTTGCTGTGCATCTTGATGCACGTATTGTAAGTCACATGTAATAAGTTGCCCTGCATAAGGGtattgctaaataataataataataataataataataataataataataatatctctgAAGACCTGGTCCACATCTAGGTTTTTACAGTTTGCTGAACCAGCTCTTTTTAACCTGTCTTGTTCCTGTTTTCCAGTGTGCCCACCACATTCATGCAGGCAGCTGGTGAATGGGCAgggtgttaaaaaataaataaataaataaataattggttttGAAGCCTTTCTAGGAAATTGTTGCTGGACAAAGTCTGTCAGGTACAGACAATAAAATGTACTGGTTGATTATAGAGATCCAGTTGTCAGAATGAAATCCTGTACATTATTAGGCACTACAATTAACTCTGTATCCTTTCTCTCGCTTCTCTCCTTGTCCCTTTTAGACAAATCAAATCTGGTGGTCTTTCGAAGTAACAAAGGCTCTGAAATGCCTATGTCTCCAACGCTGCACAGGCATAGAATCAGCCAAATGGTGTTCCACAAGATCAAGNNNNNNNNNNNNNNNNNNNNNNNNNNNNNNNNNNNNNNNNNNNNNNNNNNNNNNNNNNNNNNNNNNNNNNNNNNNNNNNNNNNNNNNNNNNNNNNNNNNNNNNNNNNNNNNNNNNNNNNNNNNNNNNNNNNNNNNNNNNNNNNNNNNNNNNNNNNNNNNNNNNNNNNNNNNNNNNNNNNNNNNNNNNNNNNNNNNNNNNNNNNNNNNNNNNNNNNNNNNNNNNNNNNNNNNNNNNNNNNNNNNNNNNNNNNNNNNNNNNNNNNNNNNNNNNNNNNNNNNNNNNNNNNNNNNNNNNNNNNNNNNNNNNNNNNNNNNNNNNNNNNNNNNNNNNNNNNNNNNNNNNNNNNNNNNNNNNNNNNNNNNNNNNNNNNNNNNNNNNNNNNNNNNNNNNNNNNNNNNNNNNNNNNNNNNNNNNNNNNNNNNNNNNNNNNNNNNNNNNNNNNNNNNNNNNNNNNNNNNNNNNNNNNNNNNNNNNNNNNNNNNNNNNNNNNNNNNNNNNNCGTGCAGCAGCGCATCAACCCACAGaacttgtgtgtgtctgtcaacTTCCTGGTATGGGGACGTCACCCACgaagccatcctgtcacagggaTGCAATTGCCTTTTATCATTAacaagaaataataaacaaatggatTTGAGTTGGGGGTAAAATGGGCAACAAATACCCCAATCCTAGTTGTTTGGCATTTATCTATCTGCCCCAGGTCAGGGTAATTGGTGTATGttatattttagatttttgttgttcttttataCTTCTTAAATATCATACTATATCAGCTCCCCAGCACAATACATTAGGTTCCACCAATTTGGGTCAAAATCAAAAGCAGATTTCAGGTATGCTTTAATAAAGAAACGTGAACAGAACattacagcagcaaaaaaaaaaaaaaaaaaaaacctgtacaacTTTATTATATTCTAAGAAACATAGTAACATCTACAACTTCGGGCCAGTGGCCTTTATGAAAATTACAGAGTAATGATTCAAGTGAGAATCCACTTGTGAGTAAAGTAGGTTCTCACAAcatggaacatttttttttttttttcgtgtcaATGACATTCAGTCCACGGACATAGAATAAAATTATACAACTGAATGATTGAAGTGGATTCTTTTGTTTTCAGCAGAGTTTGCTGATCTGAGCTTTGGTGCAGCCCCACTTGCAGCACATCCCCGCCACGCCCATGGAGAAGTCCCGTTTCTTACGTGGCGACTTGATCCAGGGGATGCCAGGGGACGCAGCACGGACATTGCCGCTGTCACTTAGGGGCAACTGTTGCTTCCGCATGGCTTCAGCGACCTGCCGGGCGTACTCGCTGAAGTCGTTGGACATGGGCTCGTAATCGTTGTAGTCATCATTAAGGTTAAATAGCTCCTTCATGGATCCCTGTCCGTAAGGCAAGTCAGCCTTCTGTAGCGGGGCCCCTTGCAAGATGGGATGCAGTTTACCAAAGTCGTAATTTTCTTTGGAGTAATCATTGAAAGTACCACCCATAATAGGATCtgtcaaaaaacagaaaatagcaggGGGATGTGTTTGATAAGACTTTTTGATATaagaaaaatgtttaacattatCACCAAACAGGCATATATAGTAGCCATTAATTGAATCCCCTTATTAGCATATGagaagtaatattaaaatatttgcataaatTGGCAGCAATGGAGatttagagggttttttttttgttttgaggatattgtttttgaaaacacGGATGACAGCAAGTACAACTTTTTTCAGACTTTAAATTTATAGGTGGcttttatgtttgtctttagTCTATCACTTCTACAGAAACATGTCATCAAAATGTGACAAAACTTGCGGTCTCATCTATTTGTGCCTCCTAGTACTTGCCATATATATCTAAATGTAACCTAATGCTGCATGCACTGTATGGTAGATGCATGAGAAGTAGCTAATTATGCCAAGTTTTTGGTTCTTAGATGTTTCTGCTTAACTGCTCCATAAAAATATGGGTATTATCCCCTTTTGGAAGGCACAGTTATATTTCAAATGGCTGTCCgcttttttcccccccatgtCAAAAGAAATGCATGTGTGTGAAAAATAGTATTAAAGCTGTGTAGCAGCCTTTTCATTTTCTAGCCACTGCAAATGGTTTGATTTAGGTGCAGTTTAGAAACttcaaattctctctccattgtcaaGAGAACGTGGCACGCACATATcaacacacattcctcacactacAGGAAGTGCCCTGCTAAATTGTCTGCTCACACTAAAAAGCAGCGCAAGTTgactaaaacctttttttttttttttttgtatggcaaAAAGTTTGAAAGCCTTAACACATGCTCACAAGACCTCAGCTGTGACGATCCGGTTTGTGACGTCACCTCGCGCAACTTTCTACTTGAGCGAAAGTGCCCATCGATGAAGGttctactgtgtggtagttgactGCTATGCGTTACGAGTTATGCGTTCCAAGCCTTCGTCAAGAGTGCACTATTGCTTTTAGAAAACAAGTCGGACTTAAGTTGCATTTTTCGCGACTCGAGTTGCGGCCACAATAGACTCGGACTTAAGTATTTGGGCTCAGTGACTTGGCGAGATTAACAACaagcccttttttattttctattacacaagtaattatacagttactaggaaactgtgcacaataaaaacccacctaacaaaatattgcattacattttataaggaataaataatgtcagcatggtaaacaagcAAGTAATTCTTTTGCTTTTAACAAGtctttctctttactactttaaaccgtTTTTAAGCCCTGTAGAAATACACTTCTAAAACTGTATTCTTGAAAAATACGTACCGGTAATTTGATTTTGCTGAGCTCCCTAAATCTCTGGAATATaatttgtttgcactgaaaacaacagAACAGAAAGTTGCTGCGTGGTTAAATAGTCTGTGATTTGCTTCTGATCTCCACTCATTCCCAGCACACTCCTTCACCTCCCAAATTCAGTGTAAACCTAGGCACTAAATTCTCAAATTGAAAATTGCTTACCGTCAAACAAGCAAATATTagactgatatgacagaaggactgaatgattgcaaaaaaaaaaaaaaaaaaaaaaaaaaaaaaaaaaagacggaaTAACTTAATATCaattaatttaccaaaatgaaaataatttattatggatGTGGGAAAAACACTAACAATACGCTGTGCAAcgtcaacctagaaatctgtctgTGTGAACTTCATGCTTTCATTCGACTATGATCCTACACAAAgaggaaatacataaatataatgtttttgtgtaaaagagaaaagaaaaaaacacatgatctgaaatcaaatgaactgaagcataaTTTCGTAAATGCATCagtgtattacagacttaataaaagtgcaaatgcaatgaaagtgcaacataacgtttctgttttgcaaaacaaataataaaaataatactaaatttactatcttcccagctcttctgcagcaattcccagagatgtagggcacttatgggcagctttgctttgactcttctgtccagttcgtcccatacaagttctatgggattgaggtctggaggctgggcaggccaggtcattagattgagtggTCCTtaactttccttcttcgccagatagttcttgcacaactttgaggtgtgtttcgggtcattatcttgctgaagaatgaaggactgcccaactagccataatcctgatagaatggcatgcctctgaagtatgctatgataaacatgctggttgagcttgccatggtcTTAGTAAAgctcaccaactctgtcaccagcaaagcaaccccagaccatgacactgcctcctccatgcttaacactgggaaccacacatgcagaactcatgcgctcaccctcactgcatcttacaaatattcggcggttggacccaaatatttcaaattttttgACTTGGTCCATAAGGCTGACTTCctctcctcaaatgtccagtttctgtattttttggccgaggcaagtctcttcctcttattctgcactcttaacaatggtttctttgcagcaatccttccagttaagccagcttcatgcaatcttttctgaacagttgatgttgaaacatctgtacttctagtagcatttagctgagcttgtatttcagtggCAGTTagtcgccggtttcacagacttgaatgactcgaattaacttgttctctgattctgaggtcacccttggcctgcctgaccttgttcagtcctcatgagtgatggtcttggccacagcagttacagactcTTGCAAAggtcttgcgatttgtcttagattgaccttcatttcttaattacAGACTTACagtcttttctttgcttaactgagcgtattttgccattttctgctcccttacattcaggaatgacaaacttgtgcctatgctacctatatttatagtaaccaTGGACCCTaaactgttaacaataattggtgacaaaaggttaattaggtaacatgctagttaactcagagaacatctaacaaagacacttttatacttaggccagtgttctaacaccgtgttatacacatttcaaacttttaactgacttgggcttcagactgaaatctcattgctttgggtgaccatttcattgaaattgacacgatttacattttcatttaaaaatttatttttgaatgcaattcacttatgattatcagcttatataagtgcatgtatcatataatgaaatatgaagtgtttatagacaagtttatacagttaaacatagataatcatgaaaaacctggtttcaagcatgtgtactcaaacttttgactgggaCTGTGtgagtatgtatatatatatatatatatatatatatatatatatatatatatatatatatatatatatatatatatatatatatatatatatatatatatatatatatatacacacacacacacacacacacacacacatacacacacacacacacacacacacacacacatagtagcATGcatggaggaaggcagcagcagggctgtttggtgacattacactgtgtaacaattttttttttttttttttttttgttcctgggtagtaagtgttacttcctaattgcttatgcctcaaaagtacagaaaatggctattattcctcacaaactttgcttttgtgaccaggacagtggtatttcaaaatcactatttccaatgggaaaacgggcaaatgtgtgtcatttcgttcacataaagtcagaaaaaaacaacataggaatccaaattaacatgtatttatactaaagtaatacaaaaatgactacaaaagatttagaagcgagtagtttttcgagatttacgattatactgtaaataactggcataagcaattaggaaataacacttactacccaggaacaaaaattgtgttacgtagtgttCTCACATACGAAGACATTAGCCCCGATATACGtttcttgcaaaggagccagctcttttatACAGCGGTATCATCAGCGCTATGCTTCaatgcgagaggtcccgggttcgcgcctgccctccaTTTGTGTGGACTGCctcgcctgcctgcgggaaccgagattgcTACTTTTGCGAGattgctacatatatatatatatatatatatatatatatatatatatatatatatatatatatatatatatatatatatatatatatatatatatatatatatatatatatatatatatatatatatagttctgggGATTGTCTAACCGATTTAAAATCAGCTTGGCACTTCAGTTTCATTCCGAAAAGTGAACTTTCATTGAAATTCAGAATGGCTTATTCAGAATTAAAGTCCATGCACATTTTTCAGGCGTGTTATCAGTCGTGTTGACGTTAATAGAGCACACTGCTCTGTACGTACGTTTGAGTGAATGCAAACAACTtccgctaagaaagcagggaagcaccCATTCAAATCAGGAATGTTATGCTGTTTtaggtcttttacatctttttaaattgaatctaTCATATTATCCATtcttttacatcatttttaatataatttatcatattttccaccaTCATGAAAATATggtagtatgcaaatatttatgatATGCAATACCTCTTGCAATCTAACCGCATTCCACTTTCTGACACTacatgggtcaagttttggtacaccTGCCACACACTGACGACGTACCACTTTCTAAAACTACAGCGGCTCTATAGGCCAGATcacggcttctatcaaagtgaaaaacaacgtccacaaaaagaaaaaaaagatagtgGCAGACACgttgaaaaaaaagcattcaaattGAATCATCTAGcaagaaaaaatagatttatttatttttattctttttgtatttttattttgtgttatttgtgtatttttcctgagggatatcagacatCGTCCACaagtaaactgttcccccactactaccactagtttaatgaacactgatttgagtttgtttcaaggactccgACTTGGACtcgttagtacaactggccccagACTGGAAGTCAAGCACTCCGACCCTGATGACTCCGACTAGAGGTTGAGGACTCAACTACGTCTGATACATGCAGTCAACTCAAATAATACATGaagactgttttgttttcctggaTTTTAAGTTTTCATTAtcatattatgttttatttttggtccaAATGAAACAGGCTGCACAACCTAAAAACGTTTGCACATCAGCACTCACGCAAGGCTACATTTCAGCACCGTCACCGTCATCAATCGGatcatttgaattttaatggacaCATTTTCTCCcgaaaagaaaactaaatgtaaagcaaaatgtttctttttgcatgtaaaccaagccaattggttttattttggtaCCAAGGGCAGTTCCACCAATCTTAAAACTGTTTAGACTAACTGTATCAAGGACATCACTCTTAATTAAATATGATAACGTTCACGATCCATTTGGATACATGGGGTTGTTAGTTTAAGTATGCATCAAGAAATTAACACTATTCATTAGTGGGCTATCAGTCACCAAGGAAAATGATGAATCTGATATTTTCTGggaaaacaatgtaaacaaattggCTAGATGTGGTGGTTTATACTAGTTTGTAggtattgcattatttattagGGTTATGTTGCGTCATCAATaaacaatatacatattttgattaaattaattAACTCTTGGAACTATTTACATGTTGCAATTTTAAtggataaaataaattaaacatgaattGAGGGATTTAAGTCTGAAGTTATTTGACAACGTTTATTTTGTTCGTTTCTGTAACATTGTAAACAATATCGAGCAAACAAATCCAcgtcaaaaatatgtattttttgtttcttttatatttcttACAATAAGTGAAATATATGTAATACAGACATTgtattatttgaatatttttgatgGAATACTTTAAAGCACTATATATGTAAAGAAGGAAATATTAATTGCTACTTTTACAAACTTACTAAATAGGCTGAATATAGGAGCCTTGAGTAGTGGGCATGTTTtacaccttatttatttatttatttatttatttaggttttttttttttttttttttttaaagaaataaacaataaatccaATAAGAAAATGTTCTTCGTCTGAAAAAACAATGGCACATACGTTTATAATGGCACGTTGCAGCCTACATAAAGTGTGCAGTTCAGCAGCGTACATACCGTTAACACCTTCCCAAATGTAAACAACTTGTTGTTCGTTTAAAAACATTATGGTTTAACAAACATGAAACATTAGGTTCGACTTTGAATAACTATAAAGTAAATACTTACTGTTCACGTTTTGAGAGGGATCCACGTTCAAAGACAACCTTTTCCACCGGGAGCCTCCACAGGTGAATATCACAGCTCTAATAAACTCCCTGCCACACAGCTTCACACCATATTCACCCGCTTTGCCTTTGTTCCCGCCCTGAGCCATGCCACATAGGCACATGCTGCCAACACACAGAATAATCGAAAAAAACCTCAGCATTCTGCACAATGTTTATGAACTTCGGCGTTTTGGTTAAAACTAAATTTCCCTTTCTACTGCACTGCTGCGTTATGCGAAGCTTGTCTTAACGGACTGAGATGTTCCGAACACTTGTATTGATTTGAATATACCTTTGTGTTCTCCTCCAACTCTTTGCACTAGCCGTTACAAAACAAACGATCAATCTACCAATTAACCACTGTTTTATCTACCGGAGTTCAAAagcacctgtgtgtttatttttcttatatacCTACTTTTTACACCGCGTCACCCCTTTAAAGTGTCCCTATTTTTACTATAGAAGTACCCCTACCTCTGTCTCAACAATCTTCTCTCCATGATCTCGTCCTTTTTATAGGTCTCAGTAACTTATGCTCTGACTCGCACCAGCCCACTTTTGCGCTGTGATTTTCACTTGTACTTGCTTGTCCTAATGCCCTCATTGAATTCCTCCAATGGAAGTCAGAGTAGAGATCAAAGATCTACCCCCAGCAGCAGTACAAAGGTATTATATTATTacgtatttaaaacaataataatacaaaatctatCGTGACAATATTCCCATCATTCTTCAATGCTTCTCCTCAGTAagaattgtttattattattattttttaactgataTATTTATGTTTAATGAGTTTTTCAAAGTTCTATACGATGACGGattcatttctatttatttattttttgttattcagGACATTAAACGCTACAAGTCAGCTGTAATCAATTAATCACAAACATGCCTTTAGGCTATAAGAACAGATTTCATCATGAATTGAACTGCAATGTGATTTATAACTTACAcgtttttgtttatgtatttgatAAGAAAGATATAAAGCGTATAATAGTATGCCAGTAGCATACATAACCTTTAGTCCCCTTGGCCTCAGTATATGGCCGTATAGACGTTTCAGCTTTACAAACTCGTAATGGCTTTAAAACTAATTCAAATACCGGTACAAGTATTTTTTTGAAGTAGGGTATTGGACACTATTTTTTGCTACTTCCTAAATTAAATTGGTTCTATAAGTACATatcaaaaatgtataattgtatcaACATTTGTGTAAGGAGTGATTTCTTCCTGAGGTTTAAGAATGTAATATTCTGCCTTCAACTGCTAGAAGCAGCAGTATGGCTATTATTTGGCTCTGGGTGTAAACAAACTGTACGGCCAACAAAGTATGTTTTCTGTCAAAGAGCCCACAGAGATCTTAATGTGCTTGAATGTATTataccaattatttttattttagtgtgtaaTTGAGAGGCACTGCAGCTTAATAATCATTTTAAGGGTCATGTGTTAAGATATGCCTAAGATGTGCAATTGGATCttcaaatacatatacataaatatacagtataataaaaggGTTATACAGATGCCATAGGCGGATCAAATTGTGATTTTCCTACAGCCCATCAAAGAGAAATTATAACTATGCAATTGTTGTCATAAGGGGCACTGTTACCATCATTTTTCGTTGTAAAAAAGAGACCCCAGCAACCCCAATAAGCCACAGTGAGAGACGTGTTAATCACCAACCTCATCACCAATTCACTCTAGCATGATGAAGGATTTTGAATTCAATTCTAAATGTTTTCATCTGGATATTTCTCTAAAACAGACTTTAGCCCAATATATCACAggttattctttgtttttatgagCAGCAGGGTACAATAGCATATGAactatcactatttccaatgggaaaacgggcaaatgtgtgtcttttcattcacataaagtcagaaaaaaacaacatatgaatccaaattaacatgtatttatactaaagtaatacaaaaatgactacaaaagatttagaagtgagtagttttttgagatttatgattatactgtatttacagtataatcgtaaatctcaaaaaactactcacttctaaagtCATAacttcatatgttgtttttttctgactttatgtgaacgaaaagacacacatttgcccgttttcccattggaaatagtgatattttgaaatatcactgtcctggtcacaaaagcaaagtttgtggggaataatagccattttctgtacttttgaggcataagcaattaggaaataacacttactacccaggaacaaaaattgtgttacatagtgtcatcaGTATCTGCTGTGGTTGTGGGTGTGATAGGTGTGACTTTAAGCTTGTTTTTGTTCTGCATGCTACAGCGAAATGACCT
The sequence above is a segment of the Polyodon spathula isolate WHYD16114869_AA chromosome 2, ASM1765450v1, whole genome shotgun sequence genome. Coding sequences within it:
- the LOC121328044 gene encoding relaxin-3-like, giving the protein MLRFFSIILCVGSMCLCGMAQGGNKGKAGEYGVKLCGREFIRAVIFTCGGSRWKRLSLNVDPSQNVNNPIMGGTFNDYSKENYDFGKLHPILQGAPLQKADLPYGQGSMKELFNLNDDYNDYEPMSNDFSEYARQVAEAMRKQQLPLSDSGNVRAASPGIPWIKSPRKKRDFSMGVAGMCCKWGCTKAQISKLC